From a single Shewanella denitrificans OS217 genomic region:
- the gshB gene encoding glutathione synthase: MLKLGIVMDPISAINIKKDSSFAMLLAAQARGYQLFYMEMQDLAMVNGKAMAKMRALKVKQDPAQWYELAESIDTPLSELDVVLMRKDPPFDTEYIYATYMLERAEEEGVLIVNKPQSLRDANEKLFTAWFSEFTPETIVTRDAARIREFHKQKQDIILKPLDGMGGTSIFRVKKDDPNVGVIIETLTSYGQQYAMAQAFIPEITQGDKRILVVDGEPVPYSLARVPMKGETRGNLAAGGSGVPQALSESDWHIARSIGPELKKRGLIFVGLDVIGDKLTEINVTSPTCIREIEAAFDVDITGMLMDAIERRVKQKTQG, encoded by the coding sequence ATGCTTAAGCTAGGTATAGTGATGGACCCAATCAGTGCCATCAACATAAAAAAAGATTCAAGTTTTGCCATGCTATTGGCCGCTCAGGCTCGTGGTTACCAATTGTTCTATATGGAAATGCAAGATCTTGCCATGGTCAATGGTAAGGCGATGGCCAAGATGCGCGCCCTAAAGGTTAAGCAAGATCCGGCCCAGTGGTATGAGCTAGCTGAGAGCATAGATACGCCGCTATCTGAGCTTGATGTGGTACTGATGCGCAAAGATCCTCCCTTCGATACCGAGTATATTTACGCCACTTATATGTTGGAGCGCGCCGAAGAAGAAGGGGTGTTAATCGTCAACAAGCCCCAAAGTCTGCGCGATGCCAATGAAAAACTGTTCACGGCCTGGTTTAGCGAATTCACACCAGAAACCATAGTGACAAGAGATGCGGCGCGCATCCGTGAGTTTCATAAACAAAAACAAGACATTATATTAAAACCTTTAGATGGCATGGGCGGCACATCTATTTTTCGCGTTAAAAAGGACGACCCTAACGTCGGAGTTATCATAGAAACCTTAACCAGCTATGGTCAACAGTACGCCATGGCCCAAGCCTTTATCCCTGAAATCACCCAAGGTGATAAACGCATCTTGGTTGTCGATGGAGAGCCTGTGCCTTATTCGTTAGCACGGGTGCCCATGAAAGGTGAAACTCGTGGCAACCTAGCTGCAGGTGGCAGCGGTGTACCGCAAGCGTTATCAGAAAGCGATTGGCACATTGCTCGTTCAATCGGACCAGAGCTGAAAAAGCGCGGCTTAATATTTGTAGGACTCGATGTCATCGGCGACAAACTCACCGAAATCAACGTCACCAGTCCCACCTGTATTCGCGAAATTGAAGCCGCGTTCGATGTGGATATTACCGGCATGCTGATGGACGCTATCGAGCGCCGCGTTAAACAAAAAACTCAAGGATAA
- a CDS encoding alkaline phosphatase, translating into MRLTSLLSLLTGVAIAITAVAAVPANALEVFTASESNVPNAGPARPKNIIIMIGDGMGPAYPTAYRYFKDNPDTQEIEQTVFDRLLVGMASTYPERSSGYVTDSAAAATALATGFKSYNGAISVDINKQPLTTLMEHAKSLGMATGIAVTSQVNHATPAAFLTHNESRKNYLDIAQSYLATGTDVILGGGQDYFSQDLLAQFVAKGYEYATDKKSLAKAKSPKVIGLFAPVQLPWAVNNKEGLQLSQLTKKALSLLSQQEQGFVLLVEGSLIDWAGHSNDIVSAMGEMQEFAASIEVAEQFARQNKDTLVIITADHNTGGLSIGANGEYAWHPEVIKNVKASPDSIAKQLIDTEAWLSSFTQLVGFEPLDSEWSLLLKAKEKGLDDFTLAISRLIDKRSGTGWTTFGHTALDVPVYATGPGAKLFFGFQDNTDIANKIFSLLPKPEMIQDTPDKGAPVSEL; encoded by the coding sequence ATGCGCCTTACATCACTACTTAGCCTGCTGACCGGCGTTGCAATTGCCATCACAGCTGTGGCTGCCGTTCCCGCCAATGCTTTAGAAGTATTTACCGCCTCAGAGTCCAATGTGCCAAATGCAGGCCCTGCAAGGCCAAAAAATATCATCATTATGATTGGCGATGGCATGGGCCCAGCCTACCCCACAGCTTATCGGTATTTTAAGGATAATCCTGACACTCAAGAAATTGAGCAAACCGTGTTTGATCGTCTTTTAGTCGGCATGGCCAGTACTTATCCAGAAAGAAGCAGCGGCTATGTCACAGATTCTGCAGCCGCGGCAACGGCATTGGCCACCGGCTTTAAAAGCTACAATGGTGCTATTTCAGTGGACATCAATAAGCAACCACTGACCACCCTAATGGAACACGCCAAATCACTCGGTATGGCGACGGGCATTGCTGTCACAAGCCAAGTGAACCACGCGACGCCAGCAGCCTTCTTAACCCATAACGAAAGTAGAAAAAACTATCTTGATATCGCGCAGTCCTACCTTGCAACAGGTACGGATGTTATTTTAGGTGGCGGACAAGATTATTTCTCCCAAGACTTATTGGCACAATTTGTCGCTAAAGGCTATGAATATGCCACGGATAAAAAAAGTTTAGCCAAGGCAAAAAGCCCTAAAGTCATCGGCTTATTTGCACCGGTTCAATTGCCTTGGGCCGTGAATAATAAAGAGGGTCTGCAACTGAGTCAGCTCACCAAGAAGGCGTTAAGCTTACTGTCGCAGCAAGAACAAGGATTCGTATTATTAGTAGAAGGCAGCCTTATCGACTGGGCTGGACACAGTAATGATATCGTCTCTGCCATGGGTGAAATGCAAGAGTTTGCCGCCAGTATCGAAGTGGCCGAACAATTTGCCAGACAAAACAAAGACACCTTGGTTATCATCACTGCCGACCACAATACTGGCGGCCTCTCAATTGGCGCTAACGGTGAGTATGCATGGCATCCTGAGGTCATAAAAAATGTCAAAGCGAGCCCTGATAGTATTGCTAAACAATTAATTGATACTGAGGCTTGGTTGAGCTCATTTACGCAACTTGTGGGCTTTGAGCCGCTAGACTCTGAATGGTCATTATTATTAAAAGCCAAAGAAAAGGGTTTAGATGATTTCACCTTGGCCATTAGCCGACTTATCGATAAACGCTCAGGGACGGGCTGGACTACCTTTGGCCACACAGCCTTAGATGTGCCCGTTTATGCCACGGGGCCTGGTGCTAAATTATTTTTCGGCTTTCAAGATAATACCGACATTGCCAATAAAATTTTTAGTCTTTTACCTAAGCCAGAAATGATCCAAGACACACCAGACAAGGGCGCACCAGTCAGTGAGCTCTAA
- a CDS encoding site-2 protease family protein, which produces MELLNIECLGKRLRLEASMAGWQQLFWDNQLVSQLPASPDRQAFNIHLFELSQTPESPTNHPSENQAGSSAPIADIPDDADISIAPHVKPITVRLEIDVIWQPFNLSYCLLVDDEQITQGQRSTKDIEAQQAEIAPVKKVNFSVVGLASLGFKLLKSAKVIKVLLASASVAAYSWLFSIEFALALIGCLVFHEYGHIRAMKYFGMKTKGIYLIPFVGGLALTDERINTRWQDVVISIMGPSFGLLLSIGSLVLYWVTGNVFFAGLASFNALLNLFNLLPILPLDGGHILKSISFSMNSITGLVACILGAAVGVYISYSLGLALLGFLLLIGSLEIVFEWRSRHQSHLLPLDRYGQVFSTIWYFLTVGLLIGIIWYLAHSSDSILALPLDILKS; this is translated from the coding sequence ATGGAACTCTTAAACATTGAATGCCTTGGAAAACGCTTACGCCTTGAGGCTTCTATGGCCGGTTGGCAACAGCTATTTTGGGACAATCAATTGGTGTCTCAGCTCCCTGCAAGCCCAGATAGGCAAGCCTTTAATATTCATTTGTTTGAGCTTAGCCAAACACCCGAGTCTCCAACAAATCACCCCTCAGAAAATCAGGCCGGATCATCTGCCCCAATTGCGGATATCCCAGATGATGCAGATATTTCAATAGCGCCGCATGTTAAGCCTATTACTGTGCGCTTAGAAATCGATGTTATATGGCAGCCGTTTAACTTGAGTTACTGCTTATTAGTGGATGATGAGCAAATCACTCAAGGACAGAGAAGCACTAAGGATATCGAAGCCCAGCAAGCTGAAATAGCACCAGTTAAAAAAGTAAACTTCAGTGTAGTCGGCTTAGCCTCCCTCGGGTTTAAGCTGTTAAAAAGTGCTAAAGTCATCAAGGTTTTGTTAGCTAGTGCCAGTGTTGCCGCTTATTCCTGGCTATTTTCTATAGAATTTGCCCTCGCCCTTATAGGTTGTTTAGTTTTTCATGAATACGGTCACATCAGGGCAATGAAGTATTTTGGTATGAAAACCAAGGGAATATACCTCATCCCCTTTGTCGGTGGTCTGGCGTTAACCGATGAGCGCATCAATACTCGTTGGCAAGATGTGGTCATATCCATCATGGGACCCAGCTTTGGTCTCTTGCTTTCTATTGGCTCCTTGGTGCTTTATTGGGTAACGGGTAATGTGTTCTTCGCAGGGCTTGCAAGCTTTAACGCATTACTCAACCTGTTTAATTTATTGCCTATTTTACCTTTAGATGGTGGCCATATTTTAAAAAGCATCAGCTTTTCCATGAACAGCATCACAGGCTTAGTCGCTTGTATTCTAGGGGCGGCAGTCGGGGTTTACATCAGTTACAGCTTAGGCTTAGCCCTATTGGGCTTTCTATTGTTAATTGGTAGTCTTGAGATAGTGTTTGAATGGCGCAGCCGTCATCAAAGCCATTTGTTACCTTTGGACAGATATGGGCAAGTATTTTCTACCATCTGGTATTTTCTAACTGTAGGCCTGCTTATTGGGATTATTTGGTATCTCGCCCACAGCAGTGACAGCATATTGGCTCTGCCACTAGACATTTTAAAGAGTTAA
- the lysC gene encoding lysine-sensitive aspartokinase 3 has product MSLVVAKFGGTSVACHYSMVRCAQIVINSPMTRLVVVSASSGVTNCLVELTQSNINDQQRQTLLTEIAKIQYGICDGLSRRAEVLSNIDVILSRIAELSDALVLNRSKALMDELLATGEQCSALLFAAVLREQGANAQAFDVRQVLRTDNHFGRAEPQIAFIADLAQTQLAPLLQSQVIVTQGFVGADVDGNTTTLGRGGSDYSAALLAEALQASAVEIWTDVAGIYTTDPRLAPNARPLKEISFNEAAEMATFGAKVLHPATILPAVRQQINVFVGSSKAPEEGGTWIRHQTEDSPVFRAVTLRKDQTLLNLHSLQMLHTQGFLAETFATLAKHKISVDLITTSEVNVSLTLDKTGSDSSGQGLLTEALLADLSEHCRVKVEDQLALVAIIGNKIASTAGICARVFNVLVDFNVRMICQGASPHNLCVLVSAADASAVVQALHSDLFE; this is encoded by the coding sequence ATGAGTCTAGTGGTCGCAAAATTTGGTGGTACTTCAGTCGCTTGCCATTATTCTATGGTTCGCTGCGCTCAAATTGTTATCAATTCACCTATGACTCGTTTAGTCGTGGTTAGCGCGTCAAGTGGCGTGACTAATTGTTTAGTTGAATTGACCCAGAGCAATATTAACGATCAGCAGCGGCAGACGTTATTGACCGAAATTGCCAAAATTCAATATGGGATCTGTGATGGGCTAAGCCGCAGAGCCGAAGTCTTGTCGAACATCGATGTCATACTGAGCCGAATTGCTGAACTCAGCGATGCCTTAGTATTAAATAGAAGCAAAGCCCTGATGGATGAGCTGCTTGCCACGGGGGAACAGTGCTCTGCATTACTCTTTGCCGCCGTGCTCAGAGAGCAAGGTGCCAATGCGCAGGCATTTGATGTGCGACAAGTGCTGAGAACCGATAACCACTTTGGTCGAGCCGAGCCTCAAATCGCCTTCATTGCAGACTTAGCTCAAACTCAGCTTGCGCCCTTGCTGCAATCTCAAGTGATAGTCACTCAAGGTTTTGTCGGCGCAGATGTTGATGGTAATACCACCACCCTTGGCCGCGGTGGCAGCGACTATTCGGCGGCATTGCTGGCTGAAGCATTGCAAGCCAGTGCGGTAGAAATTTGGACTGATGTCGCAGGCATTTACACTACAGATCCACGTCTTGCTCCTAATGCGCGGCCTTTAAAAGAAATAAGCTTTAATGAGGCTGCGGAAATGGCCACCTTTGGCGCTAAAGTCTTGCACCCAGCAACCATATTGCCAGCGGTGAGGCAGCAAATAAACGTGTTTGTCGGTTCGAGCAAGGCCCCAGAAGAAGGCGGGACTTGGATACGCCATCAAACTGAGGATTCGCCGGTATTTCGCGCTGTGACTTTGAGGAAAGATCAAACCCTATTGAATCTACATAGTTTGCAAATGTTGCATACCCAAGGCTTTCTTGCTGAAACCTTTGCCACCTTAGCTAAGCACAAGATTTCGGTTGACCTTATTACCACCTCTGAAGTGAATGTGTCGCTGACTTTAGATAAAACAGGCTCTGACTCCAGTGGTCAGGGTTTATTGACCGAGGCCTTGTTGGCCGATTTGTCTGAACACTGTCGGGTCAAGGTTGAAGATCAATTAGCCTTAGTCGCGATTATCGGCAATAAAATTGCCTCTACGGCAGGGATTTGTGCGCGGGTGTTCAATGTATTAGTGGATTTCAATGTGAGGATGATTTGCCAAGGTGCCAGCCCGCACAACTTGTGCGTGTTAGTGTCGGCCGCGGATGCATCCGCTGTTGTCCAGGCCTTGCATAGCGATTTGTTTGAGTAA
- the rsmE gene encoding 16S rRNA (uracil(1498)-N(3))-methyltransferase — translation MRVPRIYQSIAQLEIGQAYSLDEDGAAHIGRVLRMSEGEQVMLFNGDGKDYLADITSASKKNITITIISMEDNRSESGLNLHLGQVISRGDRMEFTIQKSVELGVNTITPLFSERCGVKLTGERLEKKINQWQKIVISACEQSGRSQVPLIRPAMDVAAWCQEPSQALKLNLHPRASHGIKGLTLENPRVRLLIGPEGGLSSEEILMTEQCDFTDVLLGPRVLRTETASLTAITALQLTFGDLG, via the coding sequence ATGAGAGTCCCACGCATTTACCAATCCATCGCCCAGCTTGAGATCGGCCAAGCCTATTCTCTCGATGAAGACGGCGCAGCTCATATCGGTAGAGTCCTTCGAATGAGTGAAGGCGAGCAAGTGATGCTTTTCAACGGCGATGGCAAAGATTACTTAGCCGATATCACCAGTGCCAGCAAAAAAAATATCACGATCACCATCATTAGCATGGAAGATAATCGCAGTGAATCGGGTCTGAATTTACACTTAGGCCAAGTTATCTCCCGTGGTGACAGGATGGAGTTCACCATTCAAAAGTCGGTGGAATTAGGGGTGAATACCATTACCCCTTTATTCTCAGAACGTTGCGGTGTAAAACTAACCGGCGAGCGATTAGAAAAGAAAATCAATCAATGGCAAAAAATCGTCATCAGCGCCTGTGAACAATCCGGTCGCAGCCAAGTGCCCCTCATTCGTCCGGCCATGGATGTTGCCGCTTGGTGCCAAGAGCCTAGCCAAGCCTTAAAGCTTAATTTACACCCAAGAGCCAGCCATGGCATTAAGGGGTTAACGCTCGAAAATCCAAGAGTTCGATTACTCATAGGCCCTGAGGGTGGCTTGTCTAGTGAAGAAATTCTCATGACAGAGCAGTGTGACTTTACCGATGTCTTGCTTGGCCCTAGAGTGTTAAGGACTGAAACGGCTTCATTAACCGCTATAACAGCGTTGCAGTTAACTTTTGGCGATCTCGGCTAA
- a CDS encoding DUF4144 domain-containing protein, whose translation MPQHLLKRDNCIMPTQDVFWPAILKLEQTKELIYLESKSDWIAYACLNSQMMDPLDRLIDLQGWIFNIKDANQFTMQSGEQGQEQVVKQLPSLVATEQQMTALQLIPLVRQYAEFLEQCCSAKLVFNSISQGIALVASLEQNS comes from the coding sequence ATGCCTCAACACCTTCTTAAGCGGGATAACTGCATTATGCCAACACAAGACGTCTTTTGGCCTGCCATCCTCAAACTAGAACAAACCAAAGAGCTTATCTATCTAGAGTCCAAGTCTGACTGGATAGCGTACGCGTGCCTGAATTCACAAATGATGGACCCATTAGACAGACTTATTGACCTTCAAGGTTGGATTTTTAATATAAAGGACGCCAATCAATTTACTATGCAATCCGGCGAGCAAGGGCAAGAACAAGTGGTAAAACAGCTGCCAAGCTTAGTGGCGACTGAGCAACAAATGACAGCACTGCAACTTATTCCTTTGGTCCGCCAATATGCTGAGTTTTTAGAACAATGCTGTAGCGCCAAGCTAGTATTTAACAGTATCTCCCAAGGGATCGCCCTCGTTGCTTCCCTAGAACAAAATAGTTAA
- a CDS encoding DUF342 domain-containing protein codes for MLESSLASFSADKNQVELRIVPSTHGPVSEDDIKQLLTQKDFAMLCPMLANIEKACKEVNALCNQDAGKHELFFIIGERRDGKAEVTVSADKMVASMKITAAWGGKEISLTDVLNCLKSNKIKMGLSKPKIQALLSQLNFLPPGESSQNDIAQGKAPIHGTNARIERKVSLARERLLQPQEREDGTVDMRNLGAMIMVKPKDLLMEKKPATTGTPGYTVHGDVILQKPGQDKPMNPGDGTELDPKDPYRLIANVAGQPVETKTGMQVDDVLQIKDVDVRYGNVDFKGSILISGDVHEGMVVKASGDITVMGFVDSATLHAAGDVIVSKGIIGRQIKANELSTKITAEGQICAQFVQYSELTAKGNVLVTKQLLHSNTRSDLVITVSDQTARRGDLIGGQATAGHGIHAVIIGAKVGTKTELFCAMDQSELKNDLKAIDESVKSMVTAALEIEGRLNRLPPKNEWQNDAGMIEQVKMMLDQKNLIIEERFKEETEYASLQAEVENYYDKYFIKAAKQIFNNVDIRIGPAFNRTQREHGPCTVKNVNQEVAFNYTGR; via the coding sequence ATGTTGGAGTCAAGCTTAGCGTCATTTAGCGCTGATAAGAATCAAGTCGAATTACGTATTGTTCCAAGTACTCACGGTCCTGTGAGTGAAGATGATATTAAGCAACTATTGACCCAAAAAGACTTTGCTATGTTATGTCCAATGCTGGCTAATATCGAAAAAGCCTGCAAAGAAGTTAATGCGCTCTGCAATCAAGATGCGGGGAAACATGAACTTTTTTTTATTATTGGTGAACGCCGTGATGGCAAAGCCGAGGTGACTGTCAGCGCCGATAAAATGGTTGCAAGTATGAAAATAACAGCCGCGTGGGGCGGCAAGGAAATCAGCTTAACGGATGTGCTCAATTGCCTTAAGAGCAACAAAATAAAAATGGGCTTAAGCAAGCCAAAAATTCAAGCCCTTCTCAGTCAATTAAACTTCCTTCCACCCGGCGAAAGTAGCCAAAATGATATTGCCCAAGGTAAAGCTCCTATCCATGGCACCAATGCCAGGATTGAACGTAAAGTTTCCTTAGCCCGTGAACGTTTGCTTCAACCTCAAGAACGAGAAGATGGCACAGTGGACATGCGAAACCTTGGCGCAATGATCATGGTAAAGCCTAAAGACTTACTTATGGAAAAAAAACCTGCCACTACCGGAACCCCAGGTTACACAGTGCATGGTGATGTTATTTTACAAAAGCCAGGTCAAGACAAACCCATGAACCCTGGGGATGGCACGGAACTTGACCCTAAGGATCCCTATCGGCTTATTGCTAACGTTGCAGGCCAACCGGTTGAGACTAAAACCGGCATGCAAGTTGATGATGTATTGCAAATTAAAGATGTCGACGTTCGCTATGGTAATGTCGATTTCAAAGGCAGTATTTTAATCAGTGGTGATGTCCATGAAGGCATGGTGGTCAAAGCCAGCGGTGATATTACCGTTATGGGTTTTGTTGACTCAGCCACATTACATGCTGCCGGCGATGTGATTGTCAGCAAAGGCATTATCGGCCGTCAAATCAAGGCCAATGAACTCAGCACAAAAATCACTGCTGAAGGGCAAATTTGTGCGCAATTCGTACAATACTCAGAGCTAACAGCCAAAGGCAACGTTTTGGTTACCAAGCAGCTGTTACACAGCAATACCAGATCGGATTTAGTCATTACAGTTAGCGATCAAACGGCCCGACGGGGCGATCTTATCGGCGGCCAAGCGACAGCAGGTCATGGGATCCATGCCGTTATTATTGGTGCCAAAGTAGGCACAAAAACCGAACTGTTTTGTGCCATGGATCAATCCGAATTAAAAAATGATCTCAAGGCCATAGATGAAAGCGTTAAGTCTATGGTGACAGCCGCCTTAGAAATTGAAGGTCGACTCAACCGCTTACCACCAAAAAATGAATGGCAAAATGACGCTGGCATGATTGAACAAGTGAAGATGATGCTGGATCAGAAAAACCTCATCATTGAAGAAAGATTTAAAGAAGAGACTGAATACGCCAGCTTACAGGCAGAAGTCGAAAATTATTACGACAAATACTTTATTAAAGCCGCCAAACAAATTTTCAATAATGTCGACATTCGCATTGGTCCAGCATTCAACCGTACTCAGAGAGAACACGGTCCCTGCACAGTCAAAAACGTCAATCAGGAAGTGGCCTTTAACTACACAGGCCGCTAA
- a CDS encoding IS982-like element ISSde7 family transposase produces the protein MDNLVDVFCDVDDFCAVFMPQWKKQCVTDGTRKRQRSSRMSMSEIMTIIILFHTSHHRDFKNYYTGYLARFFKSEFPNLLSYTRFIELMPTAVVPLCSYFSSIRSLPTGIEFVDSTSVKVCHNLRIPRHKTLSGLARRGKGTMGWFYGFKLHLIVNHKGGIVAAKITPANTHDTKPVSGMVVNAMDKLYADKGYISKALASELLEQGVTLVNNVRKNMKNKVLSLWDRAMLSRRFIIETINDQLKNISQIEHSRHRSVHGFMLNMIGGLIAYQLKESKPQLNITDVDFNAISVMA, from the coding sequence ATGGATAATTTAGTGGATGTATTTTGTGATGTCGATGATTTTTGTGCTGTATTCATGCCGCAATGGAAAAAACAATGCGTAACAGATGGCACGCGTAAGCGCCAACGTTCAAGCAGAATGAGCATGAGCGAAATAATGACTATTATCATACTCTTCCATACATCTCATCATCGTGACTTCAAAAATTACTACACTGGATATCTTGCTCGATTTTTCAAGTCTGAGTTTCCCAACTTACTCAGCTATACCCGTTTTATTGAGCTTATGCCGACAGCTGTCGTGCCACTATGCAGCTATTTCTCCAGCATCAGAAGTCTACCTACGGGGATTGAATTTGTCGATTCGACCAGCGTAAAGGTTTGCCACAATTTGCGAATTCCACGACATAAAACGTTATCTGGCCTTGCTCGTCGCGGAAAAGGGACCATGGGGTGGTTCTATGGCTTCAAGCTTCATCTCATCGTTAACCATAAAGGGGGGATTGTTGCCGCCAAAATTACTCCAGCCAATACCCATGACACTAAGCCTGTTTCAGGCATGGTGGTGAATGCTATGGACAAGCTGTATGCGGATAAAGGCTATATCAGTAAAGCGTTGGCAAGCGAGCTACTTGAGCAAGGCGTAACACTAGTAAACAATGTTCGCAAGAACATGAAAAATAAGGTTTTATCACTGTGGGATAGGGCAATGCTTTCACGAAGATTTATTATAGAAACGATCAATGATCAGCTTAAGAATATCTCACAAATCGAGCATTCGAGGCATAGAAGTGTGCATGGTTTTATGCTGAATATGATTGGCGGTTTAATTGCCTATCAACTCAAAGAGAGTAAGCCACAACTTAATATCACAGATGTCGATTTCAATGCGATTTCTGTTATGGCTTAA
- a CDS encoding endonuclease — translation MKFKYFSLFVGVFCALFSSVSQSTEHASSFRQAKKMAQGIYSDLPLASFYCGCDIKIDGKKWQPQFESCGFKVRKQAKRAQRIEWEHLVPAWEFGHQMQCWQQGGRKFCSKNSPEFNKMEADLHNLVPAIGEVNGDRSNYRFSEWNGKANQYGRCDMLVNFKDRKVQPPASSRGAIARAYFYMQQRYGLRISSSQSKLFSAWDKQYAVNSIECKRDRLIAQSQGNHNEFVQKSCLKLGLIN, via the coding sequence ATTAAATTCAAATATTTTTCTCTATTTGTAGGTGTTTTCTGCGCCTTATTCAGCTCTGTCAGTCAAAGCACCGAGCATGCCAGTAGTTTTAGACAAGCCAAGAAAATGGCCCAAGGGATTTATAGCGACTTACCGCTGGCAAGTTTTTACTGTGGCTGCGATATCAAAATTGACGGAAAAAAATGGCAGCCACAATTTGAGTCCTGTGGTTTTAAAGTTCGCAAACAAGCCAAAAGAGCGCAACGAATTGAATGGGAGCACTTGGTCCCCGCGTGGGAATTTGGCCATCAAATGCAATGCTGGCAACAAGGTGGCCGTAAATTTTGCAGTAAAAACAGCCCAGAATTTAATAAAATGGAGGCTGACTTACATAACTTAGTGCCCGCCATTGGTGAAGTGAACGGCGATCGCAGTAACTACCGATTCAGTGAATGGAACGGTAAAGCTAATCAGTATGGTCGTTGTGATATGTTAGTGAATTTTAAAGACCGAAAAGTGCAGCCTCCTGCAAGTTCCCGTGGTGCCATAGCTAGAGCTTATTTTTACATGCAACAACGTTATGGCTTGCGAATTTCCAGCAGCCAATCAAAGTTATTTTCGGCCTGGGACAAACAATATGCGGTCAATAGTATAGAATGCAAACGTGATAGATTAATTGCCCAATCTCAGGGGAATCACAATGAATTTGTTCAGAAATCCTGCCTCAAACTCGGCTTAATAAACTAA
- a CDS encoding methyltransferase yields the protein MLSNSSQVILRNSDYFQHQDVLILNYEADTLGLSLLAHAKSVTALALDFNHYLQLAAKEQPQLACFFGHTLPSSFAGKTFDSVIVFFPKAKSLAPYLFELAANHLNIDGQLMIVGDNKGGIKSVAKLIPDCFSAPVKRDNARHCLLYTCQLERQGRDFKLENWLSQYSLSTPQGEIIICNLVGVFSEKHLDLGTELLLSHLPKLEGRVLDFGCGAGVITVALLKAMPKLELECIDINAMALASCELTLQANKLQAKVYPSDGLTQVTGAFDAIISNPPFHDGLTSTTDIATQFVAMSEKQLKSKGIWQIVANRHLPYASTIAQVFGNFDVPAENNKFKLYACRKK from the coding sequence GTGCTTAGTAATTCATCTCAAGTTATTCTTCGTAATAGTGATTATTTTCAACACCAAGATGTGCTAATCCTCAATTATGAGGCCGACACCTTGGGATTAAGCCTATTAGCCCATGCCAAGTCAGTTACTGCACTAGCGCTTGATTTTAATCATTATTTACAGCTAGCAGCAAAGGAGCAGCCGCAGCTTGCTTGTTTTTTTGGCCACACCTTACCAAGCTCTTTCGCGGGAAAAACCTTCGATAGCGTGATAGTTTTCTTTCCAAAGGCCAAATCCTTAGCCCCATACTTATTTGAACTTGCAGCGAATCATCTCAATATTGACGGTCAGTTGATGATAGTCGGCGACAATAAAGGCGGTATAAAGTCGGTAGCTAAGCTCATTCCAGACTGTTTTAGCGCGCCGGTAAAAAGAGACAATGCCAGACATTGCTTGCTTTACACCTGCCAGCTAGAACGGCAAGGCAGAGACTTCAAACTAGAGAATTGGCTAAGCCAATACAGCCTGAGCACGCCTCAGGGTGAAATCATCATTTGTAATCTGGTGGGGGTATTTAGTGAGAAACACTTAGATCTCGGCACTGAATTACTGCTCTCTCACTTGCCGAAGCTTGAAGGTCGTGTGCTTGACTTTGGTTGTGGTGCAGGGGTGATCACTGTCGCCCTACTTAAGGCCATGCCTAAACTTGAACTTGAATGCATAGACATCAATGCTATGGCATTAGCCTCTTGCGAATTAACCTTACAAGCCAATAAGTTACAAGCCAAAGTTTATCCTTCAGATGGATTAACCCAAGTCACAGGCGCGTTCGATGCCATTATTTCCAACCCGCCCTTTCATGATGGTCTCACCAGCACCACAGATATCGCCACCCAATTTGTGGCCATGAGCGAGAAGCAGCTTAAATCGAAGGGGATTTGGCAAATTGTCGCCAATCGCCACTTACCCTATGCAAGCACCATAGCGCAAGTGTTTGGCAACTTTGACGTGCCCGCTGAAAACAATAAATTTAAACTCTACGCCTGCCGTAAAAAATAA